Proteins found in one Campylobacter canadensis genomic segment:
- a CDS encoding NADH-quinone oxidoreductase subunit J, translated as MFELIGFYIFAVLVIAFFIIAISSKNVLYSISSLACGMVLLSAHYFLLDAEFIGAAQIIVYSGAVLGLYSFAMMFFDLNKELNEKLKHKKSFFTLSILSILMLIFMLCMPKISNKTASVPIDNDFNNTQNIGVVLFTKYLLAFELIALVMLIVLVCAIALVAKKIKEEQ; from the coding sequence ATGTTTGAACTTATTGGCTTTTATATTTTTGCAGTACTTGTAATTGCATTTTTTATAATTGCAATTAGCTCAAAAAATGTTTTATATTCTATAAGCTCTCTTGCTTGCGGTATGGTGCTTTTAAGTGCGCATTATTTTTTACTTGATGCTGAATTTATAGGTGCAGCACAAATTATAGTTTATAGCGGAGCTGTTTTAGGGCTTTATAGTTTTGCAATGATGTTTTTTGATTTAAATAAAGAATTAAATGAAAAATTAAAACATAAAAAAAGTTTTTTTACGCTTAGTATTTTAAGTATTCTTATGCTAATTTTTATGCTTTGTATGCCAAAAATAAGCAATAAAACCGCTAGCGTGCCTATAGATAACGATTTTAATAATACTCAAAATATAGGCGTTGTATTATTTACAAAATATTTATTAGCCTTTGAATTAATAGCCTTAGTTATGCTTATTGTTTTAGTATGTGCTATTGCCTTAGTTGCTAAAAAAATAAAGGAAGAACAATGA
- a CDS encoding tetratricopeptide repeat protein produces MKKILFFFLVLNSFAFEVFLNTGKENNTQIDILHIKDEQDINCLTLQDNNTNIYYKCSVLGRAKLIANQDLKLFKIVFQNKKEKLDIFIYPKTQSLILPLDENDFLKKEIKNKTSDKSKYWSIIFYPDYKVKNAVNGLDFDVLYPNLNLPFVGGLDLDKNPVNISDNADISTYLDLKKFYESKKYKELLDLSLQAINKYGKSIFLSEFYLYKIRAMVELLHQDSTYADEIIKDVKDYAKKFASSENYPETLQLLIKTYLKIEQSSNAQYFIDILNNEHPNSYYTKLANLDYADYLLAHNKKQQASLLYNNTLFTSNSTTLASKAAIALARINISDKKIAEAKEFVLKVFNANKPFLLEDKEKTIALADDFYNNKLYDIAAVIYEFVLDNSNSQNQYYEKSLKNLALSLSKIKEYDKAQKYLNEYKKLYSNGEYLSVIDEAIDLLYFHSKETDSFKLHEYYKLLMAKYDNEISDRALLEEVKLLFKEKEYTQILNYDKKIKKLENDVLSDLFDKSLKILIDSSLKTKDCDIALDLIKDYDFNEFAKLNNKKSLVVCLIRKYEDDLAFKAASEFINEDDIFYSIKQAQILFKKQEYKESIKILNKTLKSRKSIYKDEYFDIYSTLSLSYLRLNDYNNAIFNLKKLEKISNDFKIVEIYNEFLAYFNKNKMPLSIITYGQKAIDIQNKIGVNLYSPELEFITLDALISKNEFKKAEEIVKDLLKLKLDDGDYTRALFLQAKIYKALNKIDLAKQSLSKCKEGNNYKQLCDDELSLLN; encoded by the coding sequence ATGAAAAAAATATTATTCTTTTTTCTAGTTTTAAATTCTTTTGCTTTTGAAGTTTTTTTAAACACAGGAAAAGAGAATAATACTCAAATTGATATTTTGCACATAAAAGACGAGCAAGATATAAACTGCCTTACTTTGCAAGATAATAATACAAATATTTATTATAAATGCAGCGTTTTAGGAAGAGCAAAATTAATAGCTAATCAAGATTTAAAATTGTTTAAAATTGTCTTTCAAAATAAAAAAGAAAAATTAGATATTTTTATATATCCAAAAACTCAAAGCCTAATTTTACCCTTAGATGAAAATGATTTTTTAAAAAAAGAAATAAAAAATAAAACAAGCGATAAGTCAAAATACTGGAGTATTATTTTTTATCCAGATTACAAGGTAAAAAATGCTGTAAATGGCTTAGATTTTGATGTTTTATATCCTAATTTAAACTTACCCTTTGTAGGAGGATTAGATTTAGATAAAAATCCTGTAAATATTAGTGATAATGCTGATATTAGCACATATTTGGATTTAAAAAAATTTTATGAAAGCAAAAAATATAAAGAGCTATTAGACTTAAGCTTGCAAGCAATTAATAAATATGGAAAAAGTATTTTTTTAAGTGAATTTTATTTATATAAAATAAGAGCTATGGTAGAATTATTGCATCAAGATTCAACCTATGCTGATGAAATCATAAAAGATGTAAAAGACTATGCTAAAAAATTTGCAAGCAGTGAAAACTACCCTGAAACTTTGCAATTATTAATTAAAACTTATTTAAAAATAGAGCAAAGCTCAAACGCACAATATTTTATAGATATTTTAAACAATGAACATCCTAATTCTTATTACACAAAATTAGCTAATTTAGATTATGCTGATTATTTATTAGCGCATAATAAAAAACAACAAGCTAGTCTGTTGTACAATAACACGCTTTTTACTTCAAATAGCACAACTCTAGCAAGTAAAGCCGCAATAGCTTTAGCAAGAATAAATATAAGTGATAAAAAAATTGCTGAGGCAAAGGAATTTGTATTAAAAGTTTTTAATGCAAATAAACCTTTTTTACTTGAAGATAAAGAAAAAACAATAGCCTTAGCTGATGATTTTTACAATAATAAACTTTATGATATTGCAGCAGTTATTTATGAATTCGTGCTTGATAATTCAAATAGCCAAAACCAATATTATGAAAAATCTTTAAAAAATTTAGCTCTTTCTTTAAGTAAAATCAAAGAATACGATAAAGCGCAAAAATATCTAAACGAATATAAAAAACTCTATTCAAACGGAGAATATTTAAGCGTTATTGATGAAGCTATTGATTTATTATATTTTCATAGCAAAGAAACAGATAGTTTTAAATTACACGAATATTATAAATTATTAATGGCAAAATATGATAATGAAATATCAGACCGTGCCTTGCTTGAAGAAGTAAAATTACTTTTTAAAGAAAAAGAATACACGCAAATTTTAAATTATGATAAAAAAATAAAAAAACTTGAAAATGATGTTTTAAGCGATTTATTTGATAAATCTTTAAAAATACTAATTGACTCTAGTTTAAAAACTAAAGATTGCGATATAGCCCTTGATTTAATAAAAGACTATGATTTTAATGAATTTGCTAAATTGAATAATAAAAAAAGCTTAGTTGTGTGTTTGATTAGAAAATATGAAGACGATTTAGCCTTTAAAGCTGCTAGCGAATTTATTAATGAAGATGATATTTTTTATAGTATAAAACAAGCACAAATTTTATTTAAAAAACAAGAATACAAAGAAAGCATTAAAATACTAAACAAAACGCTAAAAAGCAGAAAGAGTATTTATAAAGATGAATATTTTGATATTTACAGCACCTTAAGTTTATCTTATTTAAGACTTAATGATTATAATAATGCTATTTTTAATTTAAAAAAGCTAGAAAAAATTAGCAATGACTTTAAAATTGTTGAAATCTACAATGAATTTTTAGCTTATTTTAATAAAAATAAAATGCCATTATCAATAATAACTTATGGTCAAAAAGCAATAGATATTCAAAATAAAATAGGTGTAAATCTTTATAGCCCTGAATTAGAATTTATAACTCTTGATGCCTTAATCAGTAAAAATGAATTTAAAAAAGCTGAAGAAATTGTAAAAGACTTACTAAAATTAAAATTAGATGATGGCGATTATACAAGAGCTTTATTTTTACAAGCTAAAATTTATAAAGCTTTAAATAAAATTGATTTAGCAAAACAAAGTTTAAGCAAATGCAAAGAAGGTAATAATTATAAACAACTTTGCGATGATGAACTTAGTTTGCTAAATTAA
- the nuoI gene encoding NADH-quinone oxidoreductase subunit NuoI, which yields MQRYKKVDENRKLLLSPYEKFIKSVKRCLNTELLVGVFSVINETFKFNTATIKYPFEKIKLDNRYRAVHRLQRFIESESERCIGCGLCEKICISNCIRMQTELGSDGRKLVSNYSINLGRCIYCGFCAEVCPELAIVHGVEYENACEQRAYFAHKKDILTPIDKLKEQVEFEGAGALRKDASAFVKKTPNYYEIELAAKGEENV from the coding sequence ATGCAAAGATACAAAAAAGTAGATGAAAATAGAAAGCTACTCTTAAGTCCTTATGAAAAATTTATTAAAAGCGTTAAAAGATGTTTAAATACCGAATTATTAGTAGGGGTATTTTCAGTAATAAATGAAACATTTAAGTTTAACACCGCTACTATTAAATATCCTTTTGAGAAAATAAAATTAGATAATCGCTATCGTGCTGTGCATAGATTACAAAGATTTATAGAAAGTGAAAGCGAGCGTTGTATTGGCTGTGGATTATGTGAAAAGATTTGCATTAGTAATTGCATTAGAATGCAAACAGAGCTAGGAAGCGATGGAAGAAAATTAGTTAGTAATTATTCTATTAATCTTGGAAGATGTATTTATTGTGGTTTTTGTGCTGAAGTTTGTCCTGAACTTGCAATTGTACATGGAGTTGAGTATGAAAATGCTTGTGAGCAAAGAGCTTATTTTGCACACAAAAAAGATATTCTTACTCCAATTGATAAACTCAAAGAACAAGTAGAATTTGAAGGTGCAGGAGCTTTAAGAAAAGATGCTAGTGCTTTTGTTAAAAAAACGCCTAATTATTATGAAATTGAACTAGCAGCTAAAGGAGAAGAAAATGTTTGA
- the nuoL gene encoding NADH-quinone oxidoreductase subunit L, which yields MSLIYTLFLPLFSALVAAFYSFSPKNKLLGYFCSYLLFLSFVFALISLYLYANIEGAFVLAPWISTINANFGIYVDSTSLAMICVVSLVATCVHFYSIYYMQNDEKFNKFFSFLGLFVFCMLILVLSDNILFMFVGWEGVGLCSWLLIGFWHTNTKYSKAANEAFIMNRISDFAMLLGIFLIYLNFQTFSFFHLSSMLSYIELLNEDNTLTLIAALLFVGAMGKSAQFPFHTWLANAMAGPTPVSALIHAATMVTAGVYLLIRLEPLYTLTTQVSYFIACLGAFVAIFAASMAVVASDLKRIIAFSTLSQLGYMFVACGLGAYKIALFHLITHAFFKALLFLGAGNVMHAMNDELNIHKMGALFKKMKITAIFMIIASLALSGIYPFAGFFSKDLILDYSMHTEHYILYAVLLFTAFLTAFYSFRLLMLVFFAPSTDKNHAHEANFVALFAMLPLVILAIIAGFFHTKFFAFTNAQELKSDYLLIAISLLVALSAIVLAIFKFRKKEKQCSCKIRKLLENEYYIAAFYELIFINPYLKFSNFMRSFEENLYSLIFEDSKKFILSLSSKDCKDGHLTQHIMFIFAFFVLLILSILVVMYA from the coding sequence ATGAGTTTAATTTATACCTTATTTTTACCTTTATTTTCAGCACTTGTAGCTGCTTTTTATAGTTTTTCTCCTAAAAATAAGCTTTTAGGATATTTTTGCTCGTATTTATTGTTTTTATCCTTTGTTTTTGCTCTTATTTCTTTGTATTTATATGCAAATATTGAAGGTGCTTTTGTGCTTGCTCCTTGGATTAGTACTATAAATGCTAATTTTGGGATTTATGTTGATAGTACAAGCTTAGCAATGATTTGTGTTGTAAGTTTAGTTGCTACTTGTGTGCATTTTTATAGTATTTACTATATGCAAAATGATGAAAAATTTAATAAATTCTTTTCATTTTTAGGTTTATTTGTATTTTGTATGCTAATTCTTGTTCTAAGTGATAATATCTTATTTATGTTTGTTGGCTGGGAGGGAGTTGGCTTATGCTCTTGGCTATTAATTGGCTTTTGGCATACAAATACAAAATATTCAAAAGCAGCAAATGAAGCATTTATTATGAATAGAATAAGCGATTTTGCAATGCTGCTTGGAATATTTTTAATATATTTAAATTTTCAAACTTTTTCATTTTTCCACTTAAGTAGTATGCTTTCTTATATTGAATTATTAAACGAAGATAATACATTAACTTTGATTGCAGCTTTATTATTTGTTGGAGCAATGGGAAAATCAGCACAATTTCCTTTTCATACTTGGTTAGCAAATGCTATGGCAGGCCCTACACCTGTTTCAGCGCTAATTCATGCTGCAACTATGGTTACTGCTGGAGTTTATTTACTAATAAGATTAGAGCCGCTTTATACTTTAACAACTCAAGTTAGCTATTTTATAGCTTGTTTAGGAGCCTTTGTTGCTATTTTTGCTGCAAGTATGGCTGTTGTTGCAAGTGATTTAAAAAGAATTATTGCCTTTTCTACCCTATCTCAATTAGGTTATATGTTTGTAGCTTGTGGTTTAGGAGCTTATAAAATAGCCTTATTTCATTTAATTACACATGCTTTTTTTAAGGCTTTATTATTTTTAGGTGCTGGTAATGTAATGCACGCTATGAATGATGAGTTAAATATTCATAAAATGGGTGCTTTATTTAAAAAGATGAAAATAACTGCTATTTTTATGATAATTGCTTCTTTAGCCTTAAGCGGTATTTATCCTTTTGCAGGTTTTTTTAGCAAGGATTTAATTTTAGATTATTCAATGCATACAGAGCATTATATTTTATATGCTGTATTGCTCTTTACTGCTTTTTTAACTGCTTTTTATTCTTTTAGATTATTAATGCTAGTATTTTTTGCACCAAGTACTGATAAAAATCACGCTCACGAAGCTAATTTTGTAGCACTTTTTGCTATGCTGCCTTTAGTTATTTTGGCTATTATTGCTGGGTTTTTCCATACTAAATTCTTTGCATTTACAAATGCTCAAGAGTTAAAAAGTGATTATCTTTTAATAGCAATATCCTTACTTGTTGCGCTTAGTGCGATTGTACTTGCTATATTTAAATTTAGAAAAAAAGAAAAACAATGTTCTTGTAAAATAAGAAAACTTTTAGAAAATGAATATTACATAGCTGCATTTTATGAGCTTATTTTTATAAATCCTTATTTAAAATTCTCTAATTTTATGCGTTCATTTGAAGAAAATCTTTATAGTTTGATTTTTGAAGATTCTAAAAAATTTATTTTATCTTTATCCTCAAAAGATTGCAAAGATGGGCATTTAACTCAACATATAATGTTTATATTTGCCTTTTTTGTGCTTTTAATTTTATCTATATTGGTGGTGATGTATGCTTAG
- a CDS encoding NADH-quinone oxidoreductase subunit N — MISSELNFSLLLPYLLPTFAACVLLLFSKFFTQSALKSVSILSIVLNIIFIFNQEYNTSFFNLLSFTKISQYAIILIASINIYYILSIKNEYKSEFYALLLFMLTCFSFLVSTKNLIMIFVCLEGSSLALYSLIAFKKSAIKASLKYFNYGMISSAFFAFGSAMYYYSSADLNIEYIELSSPVQIIAFAMIGATILFKLSVAPFHLWLKDVYLKSDTLLAGFISVAPKSAIIIVANILLANAQNSFAFCIIAAFSMLFASFMSLKQTDAKSMLVLSSISHSSFALIIATISNQGAYLNYALFYFISFAFVNLAVFLILSSFKSTKYEDINGFFKAYPLYAIALVVLLLNLAAIPPFGVFFAKVLAIYASLKFNFIIALCMALSSLIMLFAYLKFIKAIFADSSTKYFIYFTNTQKALIAFSIIVSFISSLVLNYI, encoded by the coding sequence ATGATAAGTAGTGAATTAAATTTTAGCTTACTTTTACCTTATTTATTACCTACTTTTGCAGCTTGTGTTTTATTGCTTTTTTCAAAGTTTTTTACACAAAGTGCTTTAAAATCGGTAAGTATTTTATCAATAGTTTTAAATATAATTTTTATATTTAATCAAGAATATAACACTAGTTTTTTTAACTTACTTAGCTTTACAAAAATATCACAATACGCAATAATTCTTATTGCTAGTATAAATATTTATTATATTTTAAGTATTAAAAACGAATACAAAAGTGAATTTTATGCTTTATTATTATTTATGCTAACTTGCTTTTCTTTCTTAGTAAGCACAAAGAATTTAATTATGATTTTTGTATGCTTAGAAGGCTCTTCTTTGGCTCTTTATTCTTTAATAGCTTTTAAAAAGAGTGCAATTAAAGCAAGTTTAAAATATTTTAATTACGGTATGATTTCATCGGCATTTTTTGCTTTTGGAAGTGCTATGTATTATTACTCAAGTGCTGATTTAAACATAGAATATATTGAACTCTCAAGCCCTGTGCAAATTATTGCCTTTGCTATGATAGGAGCTACTATTTTATTTAAACTTTCTGTTGCACCTTTTCACTTATGGCTTAAAGATGTATATTTAAAAAGCGATACCTTATTGGCTGGATTTATTTCCGTAGCTCCTAAGAGTGCGATTATTATTGTGGCTAATATTTTATTAGCAAATGCGCAAAATTCTTTTGCATTTTGCATAATTGCAGCTTTTTCAATGCTTTTTGCTAGTTTTATGTCTTTAAAGCAAACAGATGCAAAATCAATGCTTGTTTTAAGTTCTATTTCGCACTCATCTTTTGCTTTGATAATAGCTACTATAAGCAATCAAGGGGCGTATTTAAATTATGCTTTATTTTATTTTATTTCTTTTGCCTTTGTAAATTTGGCTGTATTTTTAATTTTAAGTAGCTTTAAAAGTACTAAATATGAAGATATAAATGGCTTTTTTAAAGCATACCCACTTTATGCTATAGCCTTAGTTGTTTTATTATTAAACTTAGCTGCAATTCCACCATTTGGAGTATTTTTTGCAAAAGTTTTAGCAATCTATGCGAGTTTGAAATTTAATTTCATAATAGCACTTTGTATGGCGCTTTCATCTTTAATTATGCTTTTTGCTTATTTAAAATTTATAAAAGCAATTTTTGCTGATTCAAGTACAAAATACTTTATTTATTTTACAAACACTCAAAAAGCATTAATAGCGTTTTCAATAATCGTTAGCTTTATTTCTAGCTTGGTATTAAATTACATATGA
- the nuoK gene encoding NADH-quinone oxidoreductase subunit NuoK, translating to MNNYLILSFILFVIGIIGILKRQNLIMFFISTEIMLNAANLAFVSISKIHNDLNGQIFAIFIMAIAACEIVVGLSLCVIKFRQDKSLDFDLGESK from the coding sequence ATGAATAATTACCTTATTTTATCATTTATACTTTTTGTAATAGGCATTATTGGGATTTTAAAAAGACAGAATTTAATAATGTTTTTTATTAGCACTGAAATTATGCTAAATGCTGCTAATTTAGCCTTTGTAAGTATTTCTAAAATTCACAATGACTTAAATGGGCAAATATTTGCAATTTTTATAATGGCTATTGCTGCTTGTGAAATCGTTGTTGGACTTAGTCTTTGTGTTATTAAATTTAGACAAGATAAGAGCTTGGATTTTGATTTAGGAGAAAGCAAATGA
- a CDS encoding DASS family sodium-coupled anion symporter, translating to MQTNIIKLSAPIFTALFVLALAFAFADFTILSLKAWIFVSIFAALVVGLILEPLPPAFIGVIAIAVAVLFKVGPAKSAAADANISSAAAINWGLTGFSNAVVWLIFASFMIGIGYANSGLGKRIALLLVKKLGKSTLGLGYAIAFADLILAPFIPSNAARSGGTIYPIATSIPAMFDSFPDKNPRKIGSYLAWVSLATTCISSSIFLTGQAPNPLALNLVSSAGVKVVDWMGWFLAFLPVGIILFAITPLLTYFIYPPEIKGSPEITKWASDELDKIGKITTKEIIMLCISIAALILWIGSKAFSINATTTAILVIIAMILCKIISWQDFLANKPAWNVLTWFATLVTMAGGLKNVGFLDYLSKNTESLLVHLQPTLALMILLVVFCLLRYFFASGTAYVTAVAGVFATMATKITGFSPEFTMIFLLAPMGMISVLTPYGTGHSPIWFASGYIKGSDFWRLGAIFGLIYFIIYVLIAYPYLSFMQKYIF from the coding sequence ATGCAAACAAATATTATTAAATTATCAGCGCCTATTTTTACGGCTTTATTTGTACTTGCTTTAGCATTTGCCTTTGCTGATTTTACAATTTTAAGCCTTAAGGCATGGATATTTGTAAGTATTTTTGCAGCTTTGGTTGTAGGTTTAATTTTAGAGCCATTACCGCCTGCTTTTATTGGAGTAATAGCGATTGCGGTTGCTGTTTTGTTTAAAGTTGGTCCTGCAAAATCAGCAGCAGCTGATGCAAATATATCTTCTGCTGCAGCTATTAATTGGGGTTTAACTGGTTTTTCAAATGCTGTTGTTTGGCTTATCTTTGCTTCATTTATGATTGGTATTGGCTACGCAAATAGTGGTCTTGGTAAAAGAATTGCATTGCTTTTAGTAAAAAAATTAGGTAAAAGTACTTTAGGCTTAGGCTATGCTATTGCCTTTGCTGATTTAATTTTAGCTCCATTTATACCATCAAATGCTGCAAGAAGTGGCGGAACTATTTATCCAATTGCAACTAGCATTCCTGCTATGTTTGATTCTTTTCCTGATAAAAACCCTAGAAAAATAGGTTCTTATTTAGCGTGGGTATCTCTTGCTACTACATGTATTTCAAGCTCTATTTTTTTAACAGGTCAAGCGCCAAATCCACTTGCTTTAAACCTTGTTAGCTCTGCTGGGGTGAAGGTTGTAGATTGGATGGGCTGGTTTTTAGCTTTTTTACCTGTAGGAATTATTTTATTTGCAATTACACCTTTGCTTACATATTTTATTTATCCACCTGAAATTAAAGGCTCACCAGAGATTACAAAATGGGCTAGTGATGAGCTTGATAAAATAGGTAAAATTACTACAAAAGAAATAATAATGCTTTGCATATCAATAGCGGCATTAATCTTATGGATAGGTTCAAAGGCTTTTAGTATCAATGCTACAACAACAGCTATCTTGGTAATTATTGCTATGATACTTTGTAAGATTATTTCTTGGCAAGATTTTTTAGCAAATAAACCTGCTTGGAATGTATTAACTTGGTTTGCAACCTTAGTTACAATGGCAGGTGGTTTAAAAAATGTCGGATTTTTAGATTATTTATCTAAAAATACAGAATCTTTATTGGTGCATTTGCAACCTACTTTAGCCTTAATGATTTTATTAGTTGTATTTTGTTTATTAAGGTATTTTTTTGCTTCAGGTACAGCTTATGTTACTGCAGTAGCAGGGGTTTTTGCAACTATGGCTACAAAAATTACTGGTTTTTCTCCTGAATTTACTATGATATTTTTACTAGCTCCAATGGGTATGATAAGTGTTTTAACACCTTATGGAACAGGACATAGTCCAATTTGGTTTGCTAGTGGTTATATTAAAGGTTCTGATTTTTGGCGTTTAGGTGCAATTTTTGGATTAATATATTTTATAATCTATGTGCTTATTGCTTACCCGTATTTAAGTTTTATGCAAAAATATATATTTTAA
- a CDS encoding complex I subunit 4 family protein, which translates to MLSYLVFLPLLFAIFAYFLNDKSVKINAVIFSLIIVILNIYAFISNDLRFAYTLINTINFGIILDANNIALLLALVANFMLFISMCFFDDYKKDFLICAMILSSCMNGLFFTNDALLFYIFWEVSLLPLLYLMLKHNQAVLAKRFFIFAFLGSILMLLSIIYLALNSFNSSIMNFNMVYFSTSSFTMKEKTLLFLGFFLAFIIKAPIFPMHSWAIKTYDKAPNFVSVMLVAFKMAPFGFLKFLVPLFADVIAQYHNIILSLCLISALYAALLAASAKNYKELCALSSISHIGILSLGVFSLNQIAITGAVFYMIAHAIVSGAMFLFADIIYKNTKTYELDKLKGLAFANPKLSLVFGILLFSSISLPLTINFVGEFMVLYGLFENARIYGIIATFIVVLGAIYMLKMFRECFLGQDNKLILKANLYQKIILGFLCFLCVLLGVVPNLILELI; encoded by the coding sequence ATGCTTAGTTATTTAGTTTTTTTACCATTACTTTTTGCTATTTTTGCTTATTTTTTAAACGATAAAAGTGTAAAAATTAATGCTGTAATTTTTTCATTAATAATTGTTATTTTAAACATTTATGCTTTTATTTCAAATGATTTAAGGTTTGCCTATACTTTAATAAATACAATTAATTTTGGCATTATCTTAGATGCAAATAATATTGCTTTATTGTTAGCTTTAGTTGCTAATTTTATGCTTTTTATTTCAATGTGCTTTTTTGATGATTACAAAAAAGACTTTTTAATTTGCGCTATGATTTTAAGCTCTTGTATGAATGGCTTATTTTTTACAAATGATGCTTTATTGTTTTATATTTTCTGGGAAGTATCATTACTGCCTTTACTATATTTAATGTTAAAGCACAATCAAGCTGTATTAGCAAAAAGATTTTTTATTTTTGCATTTTTAGGTTCAATTTTAATGTTGCTTAGCATTATTTATCTTGCTTTAAATTCTTTTAATTCAAGTATTATGAATTTTAATATGGTTTATTTTTCAACCTCATCATTTACTATGAAAGAAAAAACTTTATTATTTTTAGGATTTTTTCTAGCTTTTATAATAAAAGCCCCTATTTTTCCAATGCATAGTTGGGCGATTAAAACCTATGATAAAGCACCTAATTTTGTTAGCGTTATGTTAGTTGCTTTTAAAATGGCTCCCTTTGGCTTTTTAAAATTCTTAGTGCCTTTATTTGCTGATGTTATCGCTCAATATCATAATATTATTTTATCTTTATGTCTAATTTCTGCACTTTATGCAGCTTTATTAGCAGCAAGTGCAAAAAATTATAAAGAATTATGTGCTTTAAGCTCAATATCTCACATTGGTATTTTAAGTCTTGGAGTTTTTTCATTAAATCAAATAGCAATCACAGGAGCAGTTTTTTATATGATAGCACACGCTATTGTAAGTGGAGCTATGTTTTTATTTGCTGATATAATCTATAAAAACACAAAAACATATGAATTAGATAAGCTAAAAGGATTAGCCTTTGCAAATCCTAAACTTAGCTTAGTTTTTGGAATTTTATTGTTTAGTTCAATTTCTTTACCGCTTACTATTAATTTTGTTGGCGAATTTATGGTTCTTTATGGCTTATTTGAAAATGCAAGAATTTATGGAATTATTGCTACTTTTATTGTTGTTTTAGGTGCAATTTATATGTTAAAAATGTTTAGAGAATGCTTTTTAGGACAAGATAATAAATTGATTTTAAAAGCAAATTTATATCAAAAAATCATTCTAGGCTTTTTATGCTTTTTATGCGTGTTGCTAGGCGTTGTGCCTAATTTAATTTTAGAATTAATATAA
- the nuoH gene encoding NADH-quinone oxidoreductase subunit NuoH encodes MSQTLFFIIITLIKCLLIIAIFAALAGFATYLERKVLGYVHRRLGPDMLGPAGVLQIVPDMIKLFTKEDIIPYMSNSIVFKIAPLISAICAFLAFAAVPIFPEFSLFGHTIKPIVADINIAVLYVAGCSSLCFYAIFLGGMASNNKWALIGGARALVTIISYEGVSGLCLLAIVLLTGSMSFIDINNYQEGGIFSWLIFKQPIAFVLFTIAIFIETNRTPLCLSENDAELVAGYGTEYSGLRWGMFFIGEYASMILGSILISLIFLGGFNDFYFIPGFIAMILKICFVFSWYFWARGAYPHLRADQVMRTCYLILLPLAAINLIITAICAL; translated from the coding sequence ATGAGCCAAACTTTGTTTTTTATAATCATTACCTTAATAAAATGTCTTTTAATAATAGCAATTTTTGCAGCCTTAGCTGGTTTTGCTACTTATTTAGAAAGAAAGGTTTTAGGTTATGTTCATCGCCGTTTAGGACCTGATATGCTAGGACCTGCTGGTGTTTTACAAATAGTTCCTGATATGATAAAACTTTTTACAAAAGAAGATATTATTCCTTATATGAGCAATAGTATTGTGTTTAAAATTGCACCTTTAATATCTGCTATTTGTGCTTTTTTAGCCTTTGCTGCTGTTCCTATTTTTCCTGAATTTAGCCTTTTTGGTCATACAATTAAGCCTATTGTAGCTGATATTAACATTGCTGTGCTTTATGTTGCTGGTTGTTCATCTTTGTGTTTTTACGCAATCTTTTTAGGTGGTATGGCAAGTAATAATAAATGGGCATTAATAGGTGGAGCAAGAGCTTTAGTAACTATAATTTCTTATGAAGGCGTTAGCGGACTTTGCTTATTAGCAATTGTTTTACTAACTGGTTCTATGAGTTTTATTGACATAAATAATTATCAAGAAGGTGGAATTTTTTCTTGGCTAATATTTAAGCAGCCAATAGCCTTTGTATTATTTACAATAGCAATCTTTATTGAAACAAATAGAACTCCACTTTGTTTAAGTGAAAATGATGCTGAATTAGTTGCTGGTTATGGTACTGAATATAGCGGACTTCGCTGGGGTATGTTTTTTATCGGTGAATATGCAAGTATGATTTTAGGCTCAATTTTAATTAGCTTAATTTTCTTGGGTGGTTTTAATGATTTTTATTTCATACCAGGTTTTATTGCTATGATTTTAAAAATATGCTTTGTTTTTTCTTGGTACTTTTGGGCAAGGGGCGCTTATCCGCACTTAAGAGCTGACCAAGTTATGAGAACTTGTTATTTAATATTATTACCTTTAGCAGCAATTAATTTAATTATAACTGCTATTTGTGCTTTATAA